Part of the Thermodesulfovibrionales bacterium genome is shown below.
TTGTGATCGACGGCCATTCATTCCAGGATATCCTTACTGCTTACGGCAAGGCTCTTATGACGAAGGACAAGCCGGCCATGATCATCGCAAAGACGGTGAAGGGGAAGGGGGTATCATTTATTGAGAACAGAAACGGCTGGCACGGCAAGGCTCTTACAAGAGATGAGTTGGGCCGTGCCCTTGAGGAATTGGGTCCTGTAGACAGATCAATCAGCGGAGACATACAGAAGCCCGAGGACAGAGTTCCCGAGCGAAAGGTAGCCGAGAAGGCCCGCGATCTCCCGTACGGCGGGGATAAGGCGGTTGCCACGAGGCATGCATACGGAGCTGCGTTGGCAAGGATATTCCCTGAATTTCCCGATATGGTCGTCCTTGATGCCGAGGTGAGTAATTCTACCTTTGCCGAGCTCTTCAGGGAGGCCTATCCAGACCGTTTCTTCGAGATGTACATTGCAGAACAGAATATGGTCGGAGCAGCCCTCGGCCTTTCGAGAAGGTCGAAGGTCCCCTTTCTCTCGACCTTTGCGGCCTTCTTTACCCGCGCCTTTGACCAGATACGGATGAGCCAGTATTCCGGGGCTAATATCAAGTTCTCCGGCTCCCATGCAGGAGTCTCGATCGGAGAGGACGGATCGTCACAGATGGGGCTCGAAGATATCGCCATGTTCAGAACGCTCCTGAACAGCGTGGTGCTGTATCCCAGTGACGCGGTCTCGACGGAACGACTGGTGGAGGAATCTGCCAGACACAAGGGAATCGTCTATATCCGTACCACGAGAAAGGATACCCCTGTTCTCTATGGGAAGGATGAGGCATTCCCCATCGGAGGTTGCAAGGTCTTGAGGAGGAACAGCCAAGATGCAGTGACCGTTATTGCAGCGGGGATCACTCTCCACGAGGCACTTGCCGCTTATGAGGAACTGAAAAAGGAAGGGACCTCCATACGGGTCATTGACCTCTACAGCGTTAAACCGATCGATGGGGCTGTCCTGAATGAGGCAGCAGGAGAGACAAAGGCGATCATCACAGTCGAAGACCATTTTGCTGAAGGAGGGATAGGCGAGGCAGTGAGGAGCGCGCTCGCAGCGAAACCGGTATCGGTGTACTCCCTCGCAGTGAGGAAGATGCCGAAGAGCGGCAAGCCTGCCGAGCTTCTCGACTATGAGGAAATTTCACGGCATGCCATTATAAAGAAAGTAAAGGAGATCCTATGAGACCGGAAAATCTGAAGACGAAAATATTTTTGGACGGAGGAGACCCGCACGAGACGAGACAGATCATTGACCTTCTCGGGTTCCTCGACGGACAGACGACAAATCCCACCCTCATATCGAAGAACCCCCAGGCAAAAAAACGGCTCGAAGGGGGAGGCAAGTTCAGCGAAGGGGAGATCTATAATTTCTATCACTTCGTCGTTAGGGAGATTTCTGCAATGATGCCTCAGGGGTCAATTTCGATTGAAGTGTATGCGGATGCTTCAACCCCTGCTGAGAAGATGCTCAAACAGGGGAAGGAGATGTTTTCCTGGATACCGAACGGCAGGATCAAATTCCCCACATCCCACGAAGGACTGAAGGCAGCTGAGGAGGCCGTAAAAGAGGGGATGAAGATAAACATGACCCTCTGCTTTACCCAGGAGCAGGCCGCTGCCGTTTATGCGGCAACGCGCGCTGCAAAGAGGGGGGATGTCTTTGTCTCTCCTTTTATCGGTCGGCTTGACGACGGGGGAGAAAACGGAATGGGCCTCATTGCGAACATCATCAAGATGTACCGGAAGGGCAATGCCCATGTAGAGGTCCTCACCGCAAGCGTAAGGACCATGGACCACCTCCTCTACGCGCTGAAACTCGGTTCCGATATCGTCACGTCACCTTTTGCGATTCTGAAGGAATGGGGAGAAAAGGGGATGCCCGTACCGGGGGATGAATATGTTTACCATGCAAGGAATCTTAAGGCCATGCCTTACAAGAATATCGACCTTTCGAGGAACTGGCAGGATTACGATATCTCCCACGATCTGACCGATAAGGGTATGGAGAAATTTTCTCAGGACTGGAACGCGTTGATCAAGTGATGATGAGGATAGCGATCGGATCAGACCACGGGGGGTTTCTCCTTAAGGAAATCATGGTAAGTTTTTTGAGGCAAAAAGGCTTTGAGGTGAAAGACCTCGGCGCAAACAGTCCTGACCCCTCTGACTATCCTGACTTTGCAAGGGCCGTTGCTGAAGCTATCATGAGAAGAGACGCAGAAAGGGGCATCCTCATCTGCGGCAGCGGTGTAGGCGCGTCGGTGGCCGCGAACAAGTTTCCCGGAATCAGGGCAGCTGTTTGCCATGACACCTTCTCAGCGCACCAGGGCGTAGAGGATGATGACATGAATCTGCTCTGTCTCGGTGAGAGGATCATCGGCCAGGAGCTGGCAAAGGAGATCGTCCTCACTTTTCTTTCGGCTGGGTTCTCGGGAGCCGAGAGGCATGTGAGAAGACTCGAGAAGGTTAAGAACATCGAGAAGGAATTCATGAAATGATGAATGAAGTCGCCATTGACAGCAGGTTCCTGCAACCCTGTGATGTCCCCGGAGAGACGTTTGCGATTGAGCCTTTCACCATGGTCATTTTCGGCGGCGGCGGAGATCTCGCAAAAAGGAAGCTCATGCCCACCCTCTTCCACCTCTGCGGGTCCGAAGGGATTCTCAAGGATTTTTCTGTCCTCGGCTTCGGCAGGTCCAAGATGAGCGATGAGGAATACCGCTCGGTGATGAAGGAGGCGGTTCAGGAATTTGGCGTGGAGCACGTCAACGAAGACCAATGGAACGAATTCAGCAGACATCTGTTCTTCTTTTCAGGGTTTTTCGAAGATGACGATGCGTATAGAAGATTGAGAGAGACGATCGATCGCATCGCAATCCCTGCGTCAGACGGGGGCAAGGATCTCATTTTTTACCTTGCCGTTCCCCCTCAGACCGTACCAGTCTTGATCGAGAAACTGTTGCGGCATAACTTCTGCAAGAGATCCTATCGCACCAAGATCATCGTCGAGAAACCCTTCGGTAGGGACCGGGCGTCGGCAGAGACATTGAACACGATCCTGACCGGCGCCTTTGAAGAGAACCAGATATACCGTATAGACCACTATCTCGGCAAGGAACCTGTTCAGAACATCCTGTATTTCCGGTTTTCCAATATGATATTTGAGCGGCTCTGGAATTGCAGATGCATCGATAACATCCAGATAACTGTGGCAGAGGATATCGGCATCGAGCACAGAGGCGCCTTTTATGAACAGACGGGCGTTGTCAGGGACATCGTGCAGAACCATATGCTGCAACTTATCGCGCTCGTTGGGATGGAACCCCTCGTCGGATTCAAGGCCGACTTTCTCAGGGACGAAGCGGTAAAGGTGTTCCGGTCGATCCGTCCAGTGGATGATGCATATATCGACAAATTTATGGTAAGGGGGCAGTACGGCCCCGGGAAGGTGGGGGAGGATGAGGTGCCTGGGTACAGGGAGGAAGAGAGGGTTTCACCGGAATCCAATATCCAGACCTTCTTTGCAGGGAAGTTCTATATCGATAATCTGAGGTGGGCAGGAGTCCCTTTCTATGTGAGGACCGGCAAGAGGATGCAGAGGCGCATAACGGAAGTGGCCGTCCAGTTCAAGAGGCTTCCCCTCAGGCTTCTCGGACGTACCTGTGATGTTATGGAACCGAATATCCTTCTCCTGACCATCCAACCCGATGAAGAAATAACACTGCGTTTCAACGTGGGATACCCGCATTCGCACAACCGTCTCTATTCGACAAATATGGTCTTCAAGTACCGTGATACCTTCGGGACGAAGCAGCAGGAAGCCTACGAACGGCTCCTGCTCGATTGTGTCAGAGGAGATCTCACCCTCTTCGTCAGGCAGGACGCGATTGAGACGATGTGGGAGGTGGTTGACCCCATTGTTGCCAGATGGGCGAATCTCGCTCCGGCTGATTTTCCAAACTACGCAGCAGGCACATGGGGGCCTGAAGAAGCCCTCCTTCTCCTTAAGAATGAAGGCCGCTCCTGGATAACGGCTTGACGCAACCCTAATGATGAAAATTACTGTCAGGCAGACACCGATCGAAGCCCTGTGATTTGGAACCGCCAAATGGATGGTCACCGCGACATTGTTGTTCTTGATACCGCTGAGGATATCTGCCGTTTCATGATCGGGAAATGGAAAGAGATAGCGCAGGGAGCTCTTGAAGAACGAGGGTATTTCGCGGCAGCCCTTTCAGGCGGGAAGACTCCCGTCGATTTTTTCAAGGGACTCTCCGCGCTCGGCGGAACATTTCCCTGGGAGAGGACCCATATCTTTGTCGTCGACGAGCGTTTTGTGCTTTTGACGCACCCTGACAGCAACTACGGGCTCGTGACCGCTCTCTTCCTGGACTCAGTAGGTATTCCCAGACAGAACTGTCATCCCGTTCCCGTGGATGAGCCTTCCCCGGAACTTTCTGCGAGGAAGTACGAAGAGGATATCAAAACGTTCTTCAGACTCTCAAAGGGCGAGTTCCCTCGATTTGACCTGATTCATCTCGGGATCGGCGAAGACGGCCATACAGCGTCCCTCTTTCCGGGCAGCTCTGCGGTACAAGAAAAAAGTCGCCTCGTCGTCGGAACAGTCCCTAAAAATAAGAGACATGACAGAATCACCTTGACGCTGCCGGTGATAAACAATGGGAGAAATGTCGTATTCCTTGTCCAGGGGAAGGGTAAGGCAGGGGTCCTGAAAAGAGTGATACTGGGCGAAAGCTCTTTGCCTGCCACTCTGGTCAGACCCGGCAAGGGAAAGCTCTTCTTTGTGGCAGACAGGGCAGCAGGGGAGCTCTTAACGGCTGAAGAAATTGTGGGACTAGGGTCATGAAGATCGTTCCGGCCCTCCTCGCTGAAGACTTTGACGAATTCCTTGCGAGGCTGAAACAGGCAGAATCATTTACCGATTACGTCCAGATCGATCTCATGGATGGGAGCTTTGTCCCGACGAGGAGCTTTGGACCAGAAAGACTGAACGGGCTTAACGCGTCCCTGACCTTCGAGGTCCATCTCATGGTGCAGAAACCTTCAGAATTCCTGAGTCAGATAACGAATCCGAAGCTCAGGAAAGTGATCTTCCATGTCGAGGTGGAAGAGAACCATTCAGAGATTATCAGGGAAATAGAGCGACGGGGACTGACTGCAGGCATTGCACTTAAGCCCGAGACAGGCATTGATGATCTCGGGGATATCTCATCCCGCGTTCAGAGCCTGCTCTTTCTCACGGTCGACCCCTGCTGTTACGGGAATCCCTTCAGGACGGAAGTATTGGATAAGGTTGCGAAGGCAAGGGCGGTGTTCCCTGACAAGGCAATTTCCGTTGACGGTGGAGTTTCGCTCGATAATCTGAAGACCTTTTTGGGGATAGGGGTTGATTCTGTCTGTGTGGGAAGCAGGATATTCTTGCATGGCGATCCGAAGGAGAATTACCGACGCTTCGCAGAGCGTCTTCGTGAACTTCAAGGAGGTTAGGATATGCAGATAGGGATGGCAGGTCTCGGCCGGATGGGAATGAATATGGCGAGAAGGTTGATGAGAGGCAGGCACAGGGTCGTTGCCTACAACCGTTCTCCGGAACCCATAAGGGAGATCGTGAAAGAGGGCACAGATGGAGCATTCTCCCTCGAAGAACTGGTCGGAAAACTGAAACCTCCCCGGGCAGTCTGGTTGATGATACCCGC
Proteins encoded:
- a CDS encoding transketolase, with the translated sequence MSVKEHLEKLARLIRYFILVSTTEAGSGHPTSSLSATDLMTALLFGRVFRFDTDRPDHPNNDRLIFSKGHASPLFYALWAAAGRVSEGELMTMRKFGSPLEGHPTLAFPFTEAATGSLGQGLSIGLGMALNAKYLDRLPHRTYVLLGDSEMAEGSQWEAMEIASYYKLDNLIGILDVNRLGQRGETMYGHDLSVYERRVSAFGWETFVIDGHSFQDILTAYGKALMTKDKPAMIIAKTVKGKGVSFIENRNGWHGKALTRDELGRALEELGPVDRSISGDIQKPEDRVPERKVAEKARDLPYGGDKAVATRHAYGAALARIFPEFPDMVVLDAEVSNSTFAELFREAYPDRFFEMYIAEQNMVGAALGLSRRSKVPFLSTFAAFFTRAFDQIRMSQYSGANIKFSGSHAGVSIGEDGSSQMGLEDIAMFRTLLNSVVLYPSDAVSTERLVEESARHKGIVYIRTTRKDTPVLYGKDEAFPIGGCKVLRRNSQDAVTVIAAGITLHEALAAYEELKKEGTSIRVIDLYSVKPIDGAVLNEAAGETKAIITVEDHFAEGGIGEAVRSALAAKPVSVYSLAVRKMPKSGKPAELLDYEEISRHAIIKKVKEIL
- a CDS encoding transaldolase family protein; translation: MRPENLKTKIFLDGGDPHETRQIIDLLGFLDGQTTNPTLISKNPQAKKRLEGGGKFSEGEIYNFYHFVVREISAMMPQGSISIEVYADASTPAEKMLKQGKEMFSWIPNGRIKFPTSHEGLKAAEEAVKEGMKINMTLCFTQEQAAAVYAATRAAKRGDVFVSPFIGRLDDGGENGMGLIANIIKMYRKGNAHVEVLTASVRTMDHLLYALKLGSDIVTSPFAILKEWGEKGMPVPGDEYVYHARNLKAMPYKNIDLSRNWQDYDISHDLTDKGMEKFSQDWNALIK
- the rpiB gene encoding ribose 5-phosphate isomerase B; protein product: MMRIAIGSDHGGFLLKEIMVSFLRQKGFEVKDLGANSPDPSDYPDFARAVAEAIMRRDAERGILICGSGVGASVAANKFPGIRAAVCHDTFSAHQGVEDDDMNLLCLGERIIGQELAKEIVLTFLSAGFSGAERHVRRLEKVKNIEKEFMK
- the zwf gene encoding glucose-6-phosphate dehydrogenase, whose amino-acid sequence is MMNEVAIDSRFLQPCDVPGETFAIEPFTMVIFGGGGDLAKRKLMPTLFHLCGSEGILKDFSVLGFGRSKMSDEEYRSVMKEAVQEFGVEHVNEDQWNEFSRHLFFFSGFFEDDDAYRRLRETIDRIAIPASDGGKDLIFYLAVPPQTVPVLIEKLLRHNFCKRSYRTKIIVEKPFGRDRASAETLNTILTGAFEENQIYRIDHYLGKEPVQNILYFRFSNMIFERLWNCRCIDNIQITVAEDIGIEHRGAFYEQTGVVRDIVQNHMLQLIALVGMEPLVGFKADFLRDEAVKVFRSIRPVDDAYIDKFMVRGQYGPGKVGEDEVPGYREEERVSPESNIQTFFAGKFYIDNLRWAGVPFYVRTGKRMQRRITEVAVQFKRLPLRLLGRTCDVMEPNILLLTIQPDEEITLRFNVGYPHSHNRLYSTNMVFKYRDTFGTKQQEAYERLLLDCVRGDLTLFVRQDAIETMWEVVDPIVARWANLAPADFPNYAAGTWGPEEALLLLKNEGRSWITA
- the pgl gene encoding 6-phosphogluconolactonase, giving the protein MDGHRDIVVLDTAEDICRFMIGKWKEIAQGALEERGYFAAALSGGKTPVDFFKGLSALGGTFPWERTHIFVVDERFVLLTHPDSNYGLVTALFLDSVGIPRQNCHPVPVDEPSPELSARKYEEDIKTFFRLSKGEFPRFDLIHLGIGEDGHTASLFPGSSAVQEKSRLVVGTVPKNKRHDRITLTLPVINNGRNVVFLVQGKGKAGVLKRVILGESSLPATLVRPGKGKLFFVADRAAGELLTAEEIVGLGS